In a single window of the Pseudopipra pipra isolate bDixPip1 chromosome Z, bDixPip1.hap1, whole genome shotgun sequence genome:
- the LOC135407667 gene encoding E3 ubiquitin-protein ligase Topors-like, with product MAMETAWTCPICQDTRRSRASVLPCRHQFCLSCILQWAQRNPSCPLCRTPIDAVRFSEQGRWDSLLFVITHPGESPQASSQARRASGESPETPTVRKRGPQYPGASPSSSPQGTVSPPEQGAAGPEPMGGILPEVWAELFQRQQHLLDPVLPWLRQRLEEIYCNWWLPVQVAESRILSDLCVYGLHEETLILRLQNHLRGRAAPLVRELINVIVSQCSEEAQRLLHSHTDGEETGGSYVSKCDF from the exons ATGGCCATGGAGACAGCCTGGACCTGCCCCATTTGCCAGGACACTCGGAGGAGCAGGGCTTCTGTTCTGCCCTGTCGCCACCAGTTCTGCCTGAGCTGCATCCTGCAGTGGGCACAGAGAAATCCATCGTGCCCACTCTGCAGAACACCGATAGATGCTGTCAGGTTTTCTGAGCAGGGCAGATGGGACTCTCTTCTGTTTGTCATCACGCATCCTGGAGAGTCACCACAGGCCAGCAGCCAGGCAAGACGAGCTTCTGGAGAGTCACCAGAGACTCCTACAGTGAGGAAAAGAGGCCCCCAGTATCCTGGGGCATCCCCTTCATCTTCTCCGCAGGGGACAGTGTCCCCACCTGagcagggggctgcagggccagagCCCATGGGTGGCATTCTGCCCGAAGTGTGGGCAGAACTTTTCCAACGACAACAGCATCTCCTGgaccctgtgctgccctggctaCGCCAGAGGCTTGAGGAAATTTACTGCAATTGGTGGTTGCCAGTACAGGTTGCTGAGAGCAGAATCCTGTCTGATCTCTGTGTCTACGGTCTACATGAGGAGACCTTGATCCTTAGGCTGCAGAACCACCTCAGAGGACGTGCAGCACCACTGGTTCGTGAGCTTATCAATGTTATTGTGAGCCAGTGCAGCGAGGAGGCTCAGAGGCTCCTGCACTCCCACACTGATGGAGAGGAAACAG gTGGGAGCTATGTTTCAAAGTGTGACTTTTGA
- the LOC135407668 gene encoding AT-rich interactive domain-containing protein 4B-like isoform X3, with product MDCRKNKTDREKEEEYSVLNTPLSVIVVESSSQSSVTVSGSLPPNQEEIQSIRSEMDGTVKAHSVVAGLQDLQLFRDQKILQDAQERDSSSKKQKTSLKTSVSNQKKSKSSKCGQNRERESDLKEQDNCLPKVCKWSFQVYDLENLTSDERIALLQARMQEIRKRYLLLKAEVAAIDRRKRLKKQRERAAAMSSSSPDGMSGECSKK from the exons ATGGACTGTAGGAAG AATAAAACTGacagagagaaggaggaggagtaTTCAGTGCTAAATACTCCTTTGTCTGTAATTGTAGTAGAGTCCAGTAGCCAGTCCAGTGTCACCGTCTCTGGGAGTCTTCCACCAAATCAAGAAGAGATACAAAGCATCAGAAGTGAAATGGATGGCACAGTAAAGGCACACAGTGTTGTAGCAGGGCTGCAAGATCTCCAGT TGTTTAGAGACCAAAAAATCCTTCAAGATGCTCAGGAAAGAGACAGCTCctcaaaaaagcagaaaacaagcCTCAAAACATCTGTGAGCAACCAAAAGAAGAGTAAAAGTA GCAAATGTGGACAAAATAGAGAGAGGGAGTCTGATCTTAAAGAACAGGATAATTGTTTGCCCAAAGTTTGCAAATGGAGTTTTCAAGTGT ATGACTTGGAAAATTTGACCAGTGATGAGCGCATAGCACTTCTCCAAGCAAGAATGCAGGAAATTCGGAAACGTTACCTGTTGTTGAAAGCTGAGGTGGCTGCCATCGATCGGAGAAAGCGCCTAAAGAAACAGCGGGAAA gggctgctgccaTGTCAAGTTCCTCACCAGATGGAATGTCAGGGGAATGCAG CAAGAAGTAA
- the LOC135407668 gene encoding AT-rich interactive domain-containing protein 4B-like isoform X4 has protein sequence MDCRKNKTDREKEEEYSVLNTPLSVIVVESSSQSSVTVSGSLPPNQEEIQSIRSEMDGTVKAHSVVAGLQDLQCEGNSCTTDFNVSVSSSSSKQPEPEHTENGKCGQNRERESDLKEQDNCLPKVCKWSFQVYDLENLTSDERIALLQARMQEIRKRYLLLKAEVAAIDRRKRLKKQRERAAAMSSSSPDGMSGECSKK, from the exons ATGGACTGTAGGAAG AATAAAACTGacagagagaaggaggaggagtaTTCAGTGCTAAATACTCCTTTGTCTGTAATTGTAGTAGAGTCCAGTAGCCAGTCCAGTGTCACCGTCTCTGGGAGTCTTCCACCAAATCAAGAAGAGATACAAAGCATCAGAAGTGAAATGGATGGCACAGTAAAGGCACACAGTGTTGTAGCAGGGCTGCAAGATCTCCAGTGTGAGGGAAATAGTTGTACAACAGATTTCAATGTCAGTGTCAGCTCCAGTAGTAGTAAGCAACCAGAGCCAGAGCACACTGAAAACG GCAAATGTGGACAAAATAGAGAGAGGGAGTCTGATCTTAAAGAACAGGATAATTGTTTGCCCAAAGTTTGCAAATGGAGTTTTCAAGTGT ATGACTTGGAAAATTTGACCAGTGATGAGCGCATAGCACTTCTCCAAGCAAGAATGCAGGAAATTCGGAAACGTTACCTGTTGTTGAAAGCTGAGGTGGCTGCCATCGATCGGAGAAAGCGCCTAAAGAAACAGCGGGAAA gggctgctgccaTGTCAAGTTCCTCACCAGATGGAATGTCAGGGGAATGCAG CAAGAAGTAA
- the LOC135407668 gene encoding AT-rich interactive domain-containing protein 4B-like isoform X1, with product MDCRKNKTDREKEEEYSVLNTPLSVIVVESSSQSSVTVSGSLPPNQEEIQSIRSEMDGTVKAHSVVAGLQDLQCEGNSCTTDFNVSVSSSSSKQPEPEHTENVFRDQKILQDAQERDSSSKKQKTSLKTSVSNQKKSKSSKCGQNRERESDLKEQDNCLPKVCKWSFQVYDLENLTSDERIALLQARMQEIRKRYLLLKAEVAAIDRRKRLKKQRERAAAMSSSSPDGMSGECSKK from the exons ATGGACTGTAGGAAG AATAAAACTGacagagagaaggaggaggagtaTTCAGTGCTAAATACTCCTTTGTCTGTAATTGTAGTAGAGTCCAGTAGCCAGTCCAGTGTCACCGTCTCTGGGAGTCTTCCACCAAATCAAGAAGAGATACAAAGCATCAGAAGTGAAATGGATGGCACAGTAAAGGCACACAGTGTTGTAGCAGGGCTGCAAGATCTCCAGTGTGAGGGAAATAGTTGTACAACAGATTTCAATGTCAGTGTCAGCTCCAGTAGTAGTAAGCAACCAGAGCCAGAGCACACTGAAAACG TGTTTAGAGACCAAAAAATCCTTCAAGATGCTCAGGAAAGAGACAGCTCctcaaaaaagcagaaaacaagcCTCAAAACATCTGTGAGCAACCAAAAGAAGAGTAAAAGTA GCAAATGTGGACAAAATAGAGAGAGGGAGTCTGATCTTAAAGAACAGGATAATTGTTTGCCCAAAGTTTGCAAATGGAGTTTTCAAGTGT ATGACTTGGAAAATTTGACCAGTGATGAGCGCATAGCACTTCTCCAAGCAAGAATGCAGGAAATTCGGAAACGTTACCTGTTGTTGAAAGCTGAGGTGGCTGCCATCGATCGGAGAAAGCGCCTAAAGAAACAGCGGGAAA gggctgctgccaTGTCAAGTTCCTCACCAGATGGAATGTCAGGGGAATGCAG CAAGAAGTAA
- the LOC135407668 gene encoding AT-rich interactive domain-containing protein 4B-like isoform X2, whose protein sequence is MDCRKNKTDREKEEEYSVLNTPLSVIVVESSSQSSVTVSGSLPPNQEEIQSIRSEMDGTVKAHSVVAGLQDLQCEGNSCTTDFNVSVSSSSSKQPEPEHTENVFRDQKILQDAQERDSSSKKQKTSLKTSVSNQKKSKSSKCGQNRERESDLKEQDNCLPKVCKWSFQVYDLENLTSDERIALLQARMQEIRKRYLLLKAEVAAIDRRKRLKKQRERAAAMSSSSPDGMSGECR, encoded by the exons ATGGACTGTAGGAAG AATAAAACTGacagagagaaggaggaggagtaTTCAGTGCTAAATACTCCTTTGTCTGTAATTGTAGTAGAGTCCAGTAGCCAGTCCAGTGTCACCGTCTCTGGGAGTCTTCCACCAAATCAAGAAGAGATACAAAGCATCAGAAGTGAAATGGATGGCACAGTAAAGGCACACAGTGTTGTAGCAGGGCTGCAAGATCTCCAGTGTGAGGGAAATAGTTGTACAACAGATTTCAATGTCAGTGTCAGCTCCAGTAGTAGTAAGCAACCAGAGCCAGAGCACACTGAAAACG TGTTTAGAGACCAAAAAATCCTTCAAGATGCTCAGGAAAGAGACAGCTCctcaaaaaagcagaaaacaagcCTCAAAACATCTGTGAGCAACCAAAAGAAGAGTAAAAGTA GCAAATGTGGACAAAATAGAGAGAGGGAGTCTGATCTTAAAGAACAGGATAATTGTTTGCCCAAAGTTTGCAAATGGAGTTTTCAAGTGT ATGACTTGGAAAATTTGACCAGTGATGAGCGCATAGCACTTCTCCAAGCAAGAATGCAGGAAATTCGGAAACGTTACCTGTTGTTGAAAGCTGAGGTGGCTGCCATCGATCGGAGAAAGCGCCTAAAGAAACAGCGGGAAA gggctgctgccaTGTCAAGTTCCTCACCAGATGGAATGTCAGGGGAATGCAGGTGA
- the LOC135407668 gene encoding AT-rich interactive domain-containing protein 4B-like isoform X5 translates to MDGTVKAHSVVAGLQDLQCEGNSCTTDFNVSVSSSSSKQPEPEHTENVFRDQKILQDAQERDSSSKKQKTSLKTSVSNQKKSKSSKCGQNRERESDLKEQDNCLPKVCKWSFQVYDLENLTSDERIALLQARMQEIRKRYLLLKAEVAAIDRRKRLKKQRERAAAMSSSSPDGMSGECSKK, encoded by the exons ATGGATGGCACAGTAAAGGCACACAGTGTTGTAGCAGGGCTGCAAGATCTCCAGTGTGAGGGAAATAGTTGTACAACAGATTTCAATGTCAGTGTCAGCTCCAGTAGTAGTAAGCAACCAGAGCCAGAGCACACTGAAAACG TGTTTAGAGACCAAAAAATCCTTCAAGATGCTCAGGAAAGAGACAGCTCctcaaaaaagcagaaaacaagcCTCAAAACATCTGTGAGCAACCAAAAGAAGAGTAAAAGTA GCAAATGTGGACAAAATAGAGAGAGGGAGTCTGATCTTAAAGAACAGGATAATTGTTTGCCCAAAGTTTGCAAATGGAGTTTTCAAGTGT ATGACTTGGAAAATTTGACCAGTGATGAGCGCATAGCACTTCTCCAAGCAAGAATGCAGGAAATTCGGAAACGTTACCTGTTGTTGAAAGCTGAGGTGGCTGCCATCGATCGGAGAAAGCGCCTAAAGAAACAGCGGGAAA gggctgctgccaTGTCAAGTTCCTCACCAGATGGAATGTCAGGGGAATGCAG CAAGAAGTAA